The DNA region TACTGGGAGATGTTCCGAGCGTGAAATCAAGGAATTTACAatctattaaactatttattccaAATTCTACTGTAATCAGTGAATACTCAGTCATAAAATTTTCTCCTCTTTTGATGAAATGTTTTCCCAGTAGATGCTCCGAGtgtaaaattgaagaatttgcTATCTTTTCTTATGGAAGGATACGAGTTTCGACAAAAATTTTCAGACGTAACTCATCAATTTACATACGTCATAAGGATAAGTATAAAAAGAACAATGTGATAGAACGAATATTCTGTAACGGCCGGAAAACCTGCTTGTCTAACTTCGCGATACCTTCAATCCCTTATCACACAATGCAAAGGATTTGAAAGAAGATGAACtaattaagataaaagaaaagtgCCCGAAGTGATTCCTGTATTCACGCAAatgaatatcaattttttcaagtatttgagATTTATCGCTTCATCGAAAATCCCGTGATTTTGTGAAGAAACTATagtcaaaaataacaaaaaaaacaactcaaAGATTTCTGAATTTTCAAACAAGATAGTTTCGTACCTGATGAgctaataatgaattattttgtaagaaaaacaaattgataGCATTCATGTACAAGGTGatgtatcaaaataatatgttaatataatttaaattgtcttaAATGGATCGCGTGATTTTAGCACTCAAACCGAAAAGAAGAATGCAAACAAAATTGCATTGTGTTTTTTAATCAACATAATAATCATGTCATGTCTCCTTAGAAAAAATTCTTAGCTGAACTTACAAATGTTTTTCCGAAgaaatgaaaaggaaattaaatgtatattcaataaatcaatcccttttaaactaatatctacttaataaattaaaaaaagtattatttattactttatcgATCGTCctaaataattctcaaattatttataagagaaaGAAGCTTATTCGCAAGGTtatggacattaattgttacgtacgtttttgtatttatttatttttttaaatattaaaaaaaaatttaaaataataattttctgaaaattgatCAAGCTGGTGTTCTTCCAATATTTTcctgtaagttttttttctaatttatgtctgactgcaaaaaaaaatttttttagttgaataacaaacatttattcTCTTAATTAGCTTATCTGATGAATTTcgaaataataaaggaaaataaatgtaaatagcCTGATATTATATATGCTGATTTAGCCTGATTTTATTTGCTGAGGTAATTAAGTTTCTATCAGTGttttagtaggggagagtggggccaattgtaaaattttttacttaattatttttaactaacaaaaattcctatatattattagtattaattgacagacaagcaaagtagactatcctctactagaaaaaaaaataaataccttatgttaaatgttattatattagttattagcaatttttgacagtcgtgcacttgttacaattgtcccctcatacggggtcaattgtaacagttcataaattcaactaaaacatagttaattatacatattatcatagttgtgatatatttctttattgatcaaaatatctgtgatattttaggagtaaaaataataatgagcagagacctaaagggttaaacttttaactttaaggggttaaaaattttaatttatgctgtgaaaggtgacaaataaaataatgcacatgcaacataatataaatgatataggaaactattggtggttcttaaagagttaagtaatggtttgtaaacataagattatttattttcagcagtTACAATCGTCCATTTACTtgttgttacaatcgtccccaagacgccatttcagcttcatttgttaaaaacaatgctagttaattaacaaaactaatcttttttttttgaatgttaattaaggtgtccacttacatattcggttaataatttttatttgtttaaacaaaattactttgatgcaatataatattctaatgccaaaaaagtacttacgtagcgggaaaatatcttttgtgatgtaactcttaacaaagtacataaaaatagtagccagcaggggtgtacatgtagacttattaaatacaccttgtgcgctacctaggaaccaaatctagaacccgacactcgaaatttttgctctattacaatcgtaccctgttacaattgaccccactctcccctactcaaATTCCAGCGTCCCTTTGTATTTCTGTGGCTCTCCATATAAAAACCAACccttaatatgtaattttaagaggttttttcaaaaatgaagtaaaatggTTTAGACATTATAagtctaaaattaatatcaagaaaatatttaaaaaaaaagcaaatctatcgaacaaaaaaaattgaattgtagcGTGTCAGTTACTAGAAAAAGACGGAAAGACTggtttccagaaaaaaaaaccagaGGGTTTGAAATCAGAAACAATACCAATTATTTGTTACAATCAAACTAgacttaatgtttttattctgcTTTTATCACTGGTGATTCAACagattttaacaactttttttgtttcttcctaatttgattcaatttatctgttgtttatgtcttttttacttgatttttgaaaagaaacttaaaaatacacatttcgTGGTGGTTATTTCAAAACACCTGTGTACAGATAttagtttagaaaattaatcattaattggTCAGTATTTATGTTGATACTAATATAAGAAATTGTATAAGCTTTTTTTtgaatgagtaaaataaaaatcagatcagaaaatataaaatcttattaaataaagatgattaatttcaatttttaagaaaatttctaacGGAATTTAAAAGCctctaaataaaaaagcacACAGTAGAAAATTTTGGTGTGTAGTTGCCCCCATTTTTGGCGTAGTAAACTAATGtaagctaaatatatttttaagaagaaaactgtagttctctttcaaaaaattacatgaaattgacaaaataaaagaaattgtcagAAAAAGAAAGTACTAAAGATGTGCCGTTTTCAACGAGATGTTTTTGCAATGAATCCATCAAATTGATTCAAATGCGCCTGAAATTATGCATTGCCACTAAAcaactgaacaaaaaaaaaaaaatttaaaaaaaaactataactgGGAAAAGTAAAGGAAAACCGTGACTACATGCACTGTAAACAATCTTAGTTTACCTCAACACTGAGTATGGTTTCAACTATGTACCAAAATGTATGCAGTGCAGttataacaaacaaacaaaGTAGTGCTTTTTCTGAATGttcaatattttagataatttcagACAAAAACCTTTCACTATAAGTGATACCTGAAAATTCAACTACTTTTTTCTGTACTCTTCCTCCTTTTCTGTGAAAAATGAGGGTGAATTccggaagaaaattaaatttcttccagACAGGGAAGTGTGgtatttttatacaatgtaCAGTCTTACGATGAGTTGAATGACGCCAATCCCGAATAGATACAGGGTTTTATGCACATAAAATATCGCGTTATTGTTTTAAGCTTACTATGCTTATGCCAAACGATGCAAATGCTGAAAATATCGCGGTATTGATTTAAGCTTACTATGCTTTGCCAAACGATGCAAAAGCTGAAAATATCGCGGTATTGATTTAAGCTTACTATGCTTATGCCAAACGATGCAAAAGCTGAAAATATCGCGGTATTGATTTAAGATTACTATGCTTATGCCAAACGATGCAAAAGCTGAAAATCTCgtgttatttttctaaacttacTATGATAATACCAAACGAAATAAAAGCACTCAACAAAGCAAAAAGATTTgcttttgtgtaaaatataacCGAAGAGCCTGACAATGTTATGTCAGGCAAATCAACAAGTTCTTTAAAATGGAATTCTCCTAAAAACAATGCTTTAGAATTAGACTTTAAACGAAGATTAATGTATTCAACGTAAAATGCGTCTCTGACACTCTGCATTTGAATCGGAATCTCACCAGCACACATGTAGATTACGATTAAGCAAGTGGTGTAATAcgtgaagttaaaaatatattcaagtaAAAGTGCTATATGCGTTAACAACTCTGGTTCTGGCCTAGCAAGAAATGAAGCAAACGACATGAACATGTAGCAAATACAACAGGCGCACATGTAGAAAGAACtgtgagaaaatgttttttgcattttttttaagaagtggATTATGTCAGCATATCTTTCAGTCAGTTTATATTGGTTTTGCCGTGTAAGAAAATCTTGTGAAttgagtcattttttaaaatctgttaaatattCTCTTTGCAAGGACGTAACAGAATgacagaattttataaaaattgataatatgaTTCCAAAGCCAACCATTGGAAATGCACATACTACGTACAAGTTGATAACTAGGCAGACTTTTGATAGGATTTCGTTATCGATTTTAAGTTTATGCATATAGTAATAAGAGTAACTATCCACGTATTCCTTCTTgattattattggaaatacagtataaaatataatcgGAACTATAATAACTGAACAAACCAATAAATCTACTCCTCTTGATTTCTTTAATCCTTCACacgatatttttaactttttcaattttttaatgacattcaAAAGAAgaaggatatttttcttttctcttttcaaaGAATGATAGgctaaaagttgaaaaattaatccaAAAACAGCGCTAAAAGTTATTCTGACAACCGAATAGTTTTCAACTGTAGATGTAATTGCTAAAACAATTGTATCTAAAAGCACACAATGTAgcaaaatcatgtaaaaataagCAATCACTTTTACTGAATTcgattttgaagtaaatattcCTATCAAAACTAAGCAACATACAAGAAAAGACGAATCATCAACAGATTTTGaacagcattttttcttgtgtgtACCAGCATAATCTTTCTGCATTTCGATTtgtctgaaaatattaattctaaatttcaattaataagaggaatttttttcccGAGAGATGTTCCGAGcgtaaaattgaagaatttacaATCCTTAATTATCAGAGGAAGCGGATTTCGACAAAATAATTTGGACGTAACACATCAATTAACATACGTCATTAGGAAGTATGAAAAGAGAAATGTGATTGAACGGATACTCAGTAACAGCCGGGATTTGAAGCCGGAAAACTTGCTTGTCAAACCTCGTTATACCTCCAACCCCGTATCACACGATGCAAACGATTTTGAATGCAGATGAAAtaagtaagatttaaaaaaaaaataccctaaGAGATCCCAGTATACACACGATTGAATATCAACTTTTTCCAAGTATTTAAGATTATCGCTTCGTTGAAAAACACGTGATTTCTTGAAGAAATTACagtcaaaaattacaaaatacagtTCAAAGATTGTTTAATCTCCAAATTGTAGAGTTTTGCATCTGAGATTGTTCTAAAAGTGAATTATTTTGCAAGGAGAACAACGTGATAGCTTttatatattaagtaatatatcaaaatagtataatttaaataatttaaaatggatcGCGTGATTTTAAGATTCAAACTGTATAATCTCGTGCGTAACTAAATTGCATTGtttgttttaatcaatataaaaatcatgTCATGTctctttataaaacttttttaaactgaacttCATAATGTTTTTCATAGCAAAGGAAACGGAAATTAAATGCGCATGCAATAAACCAATTcccttttaattattatctatgTTCGATACCAATTGATTGATTTCTATGCTGGTTCGTTTgataacaaatgaataaaatagttataggactgtatttaagatttaattatcattaattctACGAGCACGCTATTGCTATAAGATcaacaactaattttaaactgttaggGGTTACAAGAAACGGTGGCGAGGATGCTAAGACAAAGATGCCAAGTTGGCGctatatttttgagatattgaACATCCACCCGCCGTtgaattatattcaataaacatacaaattagcataacaataaaacataaacatattccaatataaaatttacaaagagTGAATAGATGCTGTTGAATAGACACATGAGAAAATcagcatacatattttttaattgtccaATGGCAAAATACACAATTTACTAATACTACGTTTAACAATCCCCTTGCTTGTTTTAATCTCCGCTACTCTNcacaaaattgtgttttgacataatgaagaagtattttttttctttttcaaaaatttggattagttttttagttatcagtcattttctaagaaaatctatgctATTTCGTCTTCAAATAAGAGCCATATTAAAAAATGCCTatctcttataaatgtatgctaatgcgagccttacaattgaaatattaaatttcgacAACTTAAGGTTcgcatttgtttacatttatcaaagtggagaaaagtttaacttttgtattaaaaatgtggcaacttATTccatacgtaaatagaacgctttgctttgatttatttgtcgctgttcataattgttataataagtttttcttcttctttccacgctctatttttttttcttaagcgaagacgataatttttgtagcaatgtagaaatagaaattgataccataaaaaattatNCCATAAGTTGATTTGAAACAAGGggtttatgtttaaaacaaactatGCATTTATGTACAATTTTCCTAGCTATCGATCGACCACGAAGTGGCCAAAACCTTTCTCTAGTGCAATATAACAACGCTTGAGGTCCTAAATGGAGATTTTTGATATGCAAATGAGTCATTAACAATTTAGTGAAAGGATGGTCTGCAGGTAGTATAGCTGGATGTTTTTGAGAATAATTCAGAGCAGCATTATGCAAACGACCACCCACTCTGAGAATTTGATGACCATCAAGAAAAGGATTTAAAGAGTTAAGTTAACTCTTACCTGAAAAAGCCCTGCCCATGGAAATGACCTCTATTTCTTCCTTATAAGAGGATGCTTGTACATTTCTAACTAAAAAGAGCTCCGTCTCTTTAAGTTCATTAGAGGATAACTTACCAAATCTTTTGTTACCTGGATTTTTACAGTTGAAAATTAATCTGAAAGCATAacttaaaacattcaaaattttagtataattattgctacgatttaaaaaattgtcaattaagTCAAGTTTATAAGAAGTTAGAAGTATTTTGGCAGAGGGTTTGAGttcctttaaaaattcacattctgaggagattttttcaaaatctacgGTAACGATATTCAGTTctactttcaaaaaatctggTCCGAACCACCAAAGTTCAAGGGAGGCAATTTCCGAAGCATTCAGACCACGAGAGAGGACAGCTGCAGGATTTTTATCAGACGCAACGTGATTCCAATGGCAGTTCTAAGTGAGTTCTTGTATTAATTTAACTCGATTGCTGATAAAAGTCTTGAGTTGATCAGGTGACCGCGGAAGCCATGCCAACACAATTGTAGAATCTGTCCACAACATTATTTGTTGAATGGGCAAGGTTAGAGACTTAAGAACCTTGTTCAAAAGCTGTGCCAATAAAACACTGGCACACAATTCTAATCGAGGGATCGTGATAGGTTTTACTGGTGAAACGCGGGACTTGCTGCACAAAAGTCTCGTATATGATGTTTCTCCCGAAATTGTCTGCATGTACAGGAAGCCGTGAATCACGATTCCACTCTTCTCCCCCAAGTGACGAGATATTTGCATGTTTTCAATGGCAGGTAGAGTAGAAGCAAAACACTGCCAGTCCTTAGCCACTGAATCTGGAAGCGGTTCATCCCATTCCAACCTGAGTATCCAGAGTTTCTGGAGAAACAATTTAGCCTTGGTTAGAATGGGACCAAGAAATCCAAGGGGGTCGAACAAGCGTGAGATGGTGGATAAGACTTTTCGTTTGGTGTATGAGTCATGTATATTTACATCAACCTTGAATGTAGAATAATCTAAATTTGGGTTCCAGATAACCCCATGGGATTTAATGTTATTTGGTGGCTCACAAAAGAAATCATAGGCTTGGTCTCCTAATGGTAtggaattaagaaattttggaGTATTAGTGCACCACTTGCGTAAGCTCATACCCGCTTTTTTAAACAGGTCCCTTAATTGTAGTAATTGAAATTCTAGAAAATCTGAACTACTTGAAAAAATGTCATCCATATAAGTGTCTCTAATTATTACAGCAGCGGCTTTGGGAAAGCTATCCCCCTCATCAATGGCTAATTGTTTAATAGTTCTGGTTACTAAGTATGGTGCACAAGAGGTTCCGTATGTAACAGTGTTAAGTTTGAAAGTTCGCACTGGGTCATTCACGCTGTTCTTCCAGAATATCAACTGTAAATTCCGATGATCAGGGTAAATCAAAATTTGcctaaacattttagaaatgtcAGGAGTGAACACATATGCATGTTGCCTGAATCgcaaaagaattgaaaataaatcttgttgTATAGTACCGCCCTTgtacaaaatatcatttaaagaaaGACCCGAGGAAGCGTTAAATACCACCCTCAACTTAGTGGTTTTACTATCTGGGCGAAGTACACCAtgataaggtaaaaaatatgaagcgGTTTTATCAAGAGATTCTACAACTAATTGCATATGCTGCAAGTCAGCATATTCTATTAAGAATGATTTATAAAGTGATTGCAACTCCTCatcttttaacagttttttccaTAACTGATTTAAACGCATTTCGGTAACGGCTTTAGAATCATCGAGTGAAGGGGGATCCTCTTTCAAAGGCAACTGTACTATTTAACGCCCTTCATGATTTCGATAATGAGTACTTTTATATTGAGTTTCGCAGAGCTCAAATTCAACACTATGTTCAGCACAGGGCTCCTCAACAGTTTCTATATTCCAAAATGCTTGTAGCTGTTTATCAAGGCTTTCTGAATTTATATCTGAAGTAAGCGATAATCCACAATACACTCTATTTGCACTATTATCGGAGCTCCCCACGACAATGTAACCATATACAGTTTCTTGAAACAACCAATTACTACATGCCGATCGAAACTGATTaggctttaaaatttcaaaaaagagctCGCAACATATAATTAATTCTACTTCTTTTTGTGTGTTAAACTCTGGATCAGCcaaattaatgtccgatggaaTCTTTATATTCGATACTTCAACTGGGTTAATTATCGTCAAATTTGTAATCgaaggaaaaattaacaattctaAAGATGTTGAAAAACTCCCACTATTGTTTTTATAGTTACAAAGGTTACCCTTTGTTTGATATTTACCGAAATATCGCTCAATCCAGAAACAGaggcattattttttcttttttcaacattaaGTTATTagctaatttttgtttacagaaagaaaaatgagatGCGGAATCCAAAATCGCTCTGCATGGATAATAGTCTCCCAATTCATTTCTAATATAAACAATTGCAGTTGGCAAgagaatattttgtttccttttttaaactaaataatttgaaaaagtgtTCGAATGTTCTTGTGGGAATGAATCATGCACTTGCGAGACAGTTGTTTGATCGGCGCCTGGCATTGTAGAAACTGAGGAGGTAGGAGGCGGGAAAGAAATCtcataaatatgcaataaagtgTTATGGCGTTTCGTGTAAACGAAGCATTATTCGATTTACAGTCTTTTCCTTTGTGATTATTCTTTAAGCAATTAATACACAAATTTAaacgttttatttcattaaatctatCCGAAaccttcatattttgaaaagtgttGCACTTATAAATCATGTGTGGTAATTTACAGATTACACAAGAGTTGGGATTATTATTCGAATTCAGGAAAGATTTACTCGTATTAACAGCTAgcttatgtttataaattgaagTCGAAGCTGTTCGACTAATACTATCAAGAATTTggcttcttttttctaaaaattctgaaaacttatCTAGTTCTGGTATTTTATTTGATGCGATTGTATGTTCATATTGTTTTCTAGTTTCTCCatctacttttttcaaaatgatgtaaagcAAAAGTATGCCAGATAAATTATTACGATCAAAATTTAGAAGCTTTAAGGctctgatatttttctttaaaatatctaccATGTTTCTAATATCTCCAGCTGATTCATTTGCAAGTTTTTcaatttccaaaatttgatttacGCAAGTCTCAGTGAGGAGACTTTTATTCTCAAATCTATTTTCTAATGCCTTTAAAAGTGACTCAAAAGAATCGTCAGCAGTTTCGAGACGTTTAGCGTCGCCCAGCAATGACGCTTTCAAATAATGCAGTTTTTGAGAatcatttaaatcattgtttttagtTATAATGTTATCAAATTGAGATTTAAAATTGGGCCATTCATCAAATTTACCGTGAAATACCGATAGTGGTATCTCaggtaatttaatttctagCTTTGTTTTCGAATCAGCCtgagatatttcattttcacaattatttattgaaggTTTAATCATCAAAGAGTTAAGAATATCTTTAATTCTTACCTCCAAAGCTTCTAGTCTGTCTACTGTTCCTTCTAAACCAGTTTCTATTTCAGTTATCTCTGGGTCACTTACATCTTTTAAACCGTAATATTGATCCTTCAATTCATCTACTTTTCGATATAATTGTGCAACACGCTTAAGCTTCACTTCTAATTCAGTTGGATTNAATTTATATCTGAACTAAGCGTTAATCCACAATATGCTCTATTTGTACTATTATCGGAGCTCCCTACGACTATGTAACCAAAAACAGTTTCTTGAAACAACCAATTACTACATGGCGATCGAAGCTGATttggctttaaaatttcaaaaaagagctCGCAACCTATAATTAATTCTACTTCTTTTTGTGTGTTAAACTCTGGATCAGCcaaattaatgtccgatggaaTCTTTATATTAGATACTTCAACCGGATTAATTATCGTCAAATTTGTAATCGAaggaacaattaaaaattctaaagatgttgaaaaacttccactattgtttttaattgcagTGGTTACCTTTTGTTTGATATTTACCGAAATATCGCTCAATCCAGAAAcagaagcatttattttttcctttttcaacaTTAAGTTATTagctaatttttgtttacagaAAGAAAGATGAGAAGCGAAATCCAAAATCGCTCTGCATGGATAATAGTCTCCCAATTCATTTCTAATATAAACAATTGCAGTTGGCAAgagaatattttgtttccttttttatactaaataattcgaaaaagtGTTCGAATGTTCTTGTGGGAATGAATCATGCACTTGCGAGACAGTTGTTTGATCGGTGCCTGGCATTGTAGACACAGAGGAGGTAGGAGGCAGGAAAGAAATCtcataaatatgcaataaagtgTTATGGTGTTTCTTGTAAGCGAAGCTGGAATTATTCGATTTACAGTCTTTTTACTTTGTGATTATTCTTTAGGCAATTAATACACAAATCTAaacgttttatttcattaaatctatCCGAAaccttcatattttgaaaagtgttGCTCTTATAAATCATGTGTGGTAATTTACAGATTACACAAGAGTTGGGATTATTATTCGAATTCAGGAAAGATTTACTCTTATTAACAGCTAgcttatgtttataaattgaagTAGAAGCTGTTCGACTAATCTATCAAGAATTTggcttcttttttctaaaaattctgaaaacttatCTAGTTCTGGTATTTTATTTGATGCGATTGTTTGTTCATATTGTTTTCTAGTTTCTCGatctacttttttcaaaatgatgttaAGCAAAAGTATGCCAGATAAATTATTACGATCAAAATTTAGAAGCTTTAAGGCTctggtatttttctttaaaatatctaccATGTTTCTAATATCTCCAGCTGATTCATTTACAAGTTTttcaatttccaaaaatttgatttacctAAGTCTCAGTGAGGAGACGTTTATTCTCAAATCTATTTTCTAATGCTTTTAAAAGTGACTCAAAAGAATCGTCAGCAGTTTCGAGACGTTTAGCGTCGCCCAGCAATGACGCTTTCAAATAATGCAGTTTTTGAGAatcatttaaatcattctttttagTTATAATGTTATCAAATTGAGATTTAAAATTGGGCCATTCATCAAATTTACCGTGAAATACCAGTAGTGGTATCTCaggtaatttaatttctagCTTTGTTTTCGAATCAGCCtgagatatttcattttcacaattatttattgaaggTTTAATCATCAAAGAGTTAAGAATATCTTTAATTCTTACCTCCAAAGCTTCTAGTCTGTCTACTGTTCCTTCTAAATCAGTTTCTATTTCAGTTATCTCTAGGTCACTTACATCTTTTAAACCGTAATATTGATCCTTCAATTCATCTACTTTTCGATATAATTGTGCAACACGCTTAAGCTTCACTTCTAATTCAGTTGGATTCTGATAATTCGACTATCTATGTAAGTTTCTAATTTCGTTATGGTACCTTTGACGGCACGCTTCGATCTATTTAGTTTTTCCTTTTCCATCTCCGGCAATTAAAGATGACTAATGTTCGATACCAATTGATTGACTTCTATTCAGGTTCGTTTgattacaaatgaataaaatagctATAGGActgtatttaagattttattatcaTTGGTGCTACGCGCACGCTATTGCTATAAGATCAACAACTAATTTTCCACTGTTTGGAGTTACAAGAAACGGTGGCGAGGATGCTGAGACAAAGATGCCAAGTTGGCGCTATATTTCTGAGATATTGaacaatctatttaaaaaagtattattcaatACTTTATGGATCTTCctaaataattctcaaattatttataagagaaaGAAGCTTATTCTCAAGGTTATAGACATTAATTGTTAGttacttttatgcattttttttaaacattcaaaaaatgtttgatgaaaataataattgactGAAAATGGATCAAGCTGgtgtttttcagtattttaatggaactttttttttaattta from Parasteatoda tepidariorum isolate YZ-2023 chromosome 2, CAS_Ptep_4.0, whole genome shotgun sequence includes:
- the LOC139425099 gene encoding uncharacterized protein encodes the protein MRLNQLWKKLLKDEELQSLYKSFLIEYADLQHMQLVVESLDKTASYFLPYHGVLRPDSKTTKLRVVFNASSGLSLNDILYKGGTIQQDLFSILLRFRQHAYVFTPDISKMFRQILIYPDHRNLQLIFWKNSVNDPVRTFKLNTVTYGTSCAPYLVTRTIKQLAIDEGDSFPKAAAVIIRDTYMDDIFSSSSDFLEFQLLQLRDLFKKAGMSLRKWCTNTPKFLNSIPLGDQAYDFFCEPPNNIKSHGVIWNPNLDYSTFKVDVNIHDSYTKRKVLSTISRLFDPLGFLGPILTKAKLFLQKLWILRLEWDEPLPDSVAKDWQCFASTLPAIENMQISRHLGEKSGIVIHGFLYMQTISGETSYTRLLCSKSRVSPVKPITIPRLELCASVLLAQLLNKVLKSLTLPIQQIMLWTDSTIVLAWLPRSPDQLKTFISNRVKLIQELT